Proteins encoded within one genomic window of Schaalia sp. HMT-172:
- a CDS encoding RDD family protein, producing the protein MSAQRIESSDFQDDYVRTGEAVSLDVSPASPMERIASATIDGTTYVGAMFILILIATKTWSGDSESALRIFIIALTSSTLFFVPFAVEVATGGRSLGKWAMNLRVVRDDGGPITARHSAVRVGVGIVENWLSLGAIALASEFLSSKGKRLGDLAAGTMVCSQGSAVFYPPLVMPPGLEVWAATATILPLDDELVAEARAFLGTNRSLNRALRIQVATSLADRLSRRVQTPLPEGLHPELVIAAVLVARRDREWWREIERRHRGAQRFHEATKPRFGL; encoded by the coding sequence ATGAGCGCGCAACGCATCGAGTCGAGCGACTTTCAGGATGATTACGTCCGCACTGGCGAGGCGGTGAGTCTTGACGTCTCCCCCGCGTCTCCGATGGAGAGGATCGCCTCCGCCACGATCGACGGGACGACGTATGTGGGCGCCATGTTCATCCTCATCTTGATCGCGACCAAGACCTGGTCGGGCGACTCAGAATCGGCTCTGCGCATCTTCATCATTGCCCTCACCTCTTCCACCTTGTTCTTCGTCCCCTTCGCGGTCGAGGTTGCCACCGGCGGGCGTTCGCTGGGCAAGTGGGCGATGAACCTGCGCGTCGTGCGCGACGACGGTGGCCCCATCACGGCGCGCCACAGTGCGGTTCGTGTCGGGGTGGGGATCGTGGAAAACTGGTTGTCCCTCGGAGCCATCGCCCTCGCGTCGGAGTTTTTGAGTTCCAAGGGCAAGCGTCTGGGTGACCTGGCCGCCGGGACGATGGTGTGTTCGCAGGGCTCCGCTGTCTTCTATCCGCCGCTCGTGATGCCCCCGGGGCTTGAGGTGTGGGCTGCCACTGCGACGATCCTGCCCCTGGATGATGAGCTCGTCGCCGAGGCTCGCGCGTTCTTGGGCACGAACCGCTCCCTGAACAGGGCGCTGAGGATCCAGGTCGCGACCTCACTGGCGGATCGCCTCTCCCGGCGCGTGCAGACTCCCCTGCCCGAGGGGCTTCACCCTGAGCTCGTGATTGCCGCCGTACTGGTGGCACGCAGGGATCGGGAGTGGTGGCGCGAGATCGAGCGGC
- a CDS encoding DUF4129 domain-containing protein, which yields MTHVLACGAPLTPDNDEAQSWLSEELSRAEYNADSNPIARFIQSFLDGLSKATSWSGTGAPPISLVLIILGIIALAAIIIALILNPIRLRSRASHSVFEEETTAEDVRASLDEAVAAGDWNLAYVWSYRLLVLGLDTADVVSSTPGLTAKEAADAATRLATEYGQQLGHHARTFDRVRYGHSSVSREDVDALRELAPLVVHACQRAQENA from the coding sequence GTGACTCACGTGCTCGCGTGCGGCGCTCCCCTGACGCCCGACAACGACGAGGCTCAGTCCTGGCTGAGCGAGGAACTGTCGCGCGCGGAATACAACGCCGACTCGAATCCCATCGCGCGCTTCATCCAGTCCTTCCTCGATGGCCTCTCGAAGGCCACCTCCTGGAGCGGCACCGGCGCACCTCCGATCTCGCTGGTCCTCATCATCCTGGGCATCATCGCGCTCGCGGCCATCATCATCGCACTGATTCTCAACCCGATTCGCCTGCGGTCGCGGGCCTCGCACTCCGTCTTCGAGGAGGAGACCACCGCGGAGGACGTGCGCGCGTCCCTGGACGAGGCCGTGGCGGCCGGGGACTGGAACCTGGCCTACGTGTGGTCCTACCGCCTGCTGGTCCTGGGACTGGACACGGCCGATGTCGTCTCCTCCACGCCCGGCCTGACGGCGAAAGAAGCCGCGGATGCGGCGACGCGACTCGCCACCGAGTACGGTCAACAGCTCGGGCACCACGCCCGCACCTTCGACCGCGTCCGCTACGGTCATTCCTCCGTGTCGCGTGAAGACGTGGACGCGCTGCGCGAACTCGCGCCTCTCGTTGTGCACGCCTGCCAGCGGGCCCAGGAGAACGCATGA
- a CDS encoding DUF58 domain-containing protein encodes MIVSARSALLVLVGLIPLAFAPSRAFAWGWFGIIVATCVLDALGAPSPRTLRLRREVTGPIRADQTTTATLRLSNTTKRRMSLDVRDAWPPSLRPSPPRRRVSIGGRGAEKISTTLSPTRRGTRHADVVTIRSWGPLHLGARQVSIAAPLTLSVLPEFKARVLLPSRLARLHELEGTTPTTLRGAGTEFDSLRAYVLGDDPRDIDWRASARAPELMVRQWRPERDRHVVIVVDCGRAASALLGAPERMEVDSIALGCAPRLDSSIETAFLLAALADRAGDKVHVLAVDSHVRARVSGVRGPKIIETLARTFTDISARLDVTDWSQVAATVEQTVHHSAFVVIATKIPPAGMETEFTDALSRLTERHTVLVASATDPDELRARRGRADAEEVFLAASAALSQRADEAGAADVRLAGALTLQASADLLPARTADRYIELKKSGRL; translated from the coding sequence ATGATCGTCTCGGCGCGCAGCGCGCTCCTCGTCCTCGTCGGGCTCATCCCGCTCGCGTTCGCCCCCTCGCGGGCCTTCGCGTGGGGCTGGTTTGGCATCATCGTCGCCACCTGCGTGCTCGACGCGCTCGGCGCCCCCTCGCCGCGCACCCTGCGCCTGCGGCGCGAGGTGACCGGCCCGATCCGCGCCGACCAGACGACCACGGCCACCCTGCGCCTGTCCAACACGACGAAGCGGCGCATGAGCCTGGACGTGCGCGACGCGTGGCCGCCCTCCCTGCGCCCCTCGCCGCCGCGCCGACGCGTGTCCATCGGTGGGCGAGGCGCCGAGAAGATCTCCACGACGCTGTCGCCGACGCGCCGCGGAACCCGTCACGCCGACGTGGTCACGATCCGTTCCTGGGGGCCGCTACACCTGGGCGCACGACAGGTATCCATCGCGGCGCCCCTGACGCTGTCGGTCCTGCCCGAGTTCAAGGCGCGCGTCCTGCTGCCCTCGCGCCTGGCCCGACTGCACGAGCTGGAGGGCACCACCCCGACGACGCTGCGCGGGGCCGGAACGGAGTTCGATTCGCTGCGCGCCTATGTCCTGGGCGACGACCCCCGCGACATCGACTGGAGGGCCTCGGCGCGCGCGCCCGAACTCATGGTGCGCCAGTGGCGTCCCGAACGCGACCGCCACGTCGTCATCGTCGTGGACTGCGGGCGTGCCGCGTCGGCGCTGCTGGGCGCCCCCGAGCGCATGGAGGTGGATTCCATCGCCCTGGGCTGCGCGCCGCGCCTGGACTCCTCTATCGAGACGGCGTTCCTCCTCGCTGCGCTCGCCGACCGCGCGGGCGACAAGGTCCACGTCCTGGCAGTGGACTCACACGTTCGTGCCCGCGTTTCCGGAGTGCGCGGCCCGAAGATCATCGAGACGCTCGCTCGCACCTTCACGGACATCTCCGCGCGCCTGGACGTGACCGACTGGTCGCAGGTCGCGGCCACCGTCGAGCAGACGGTGCACCATTCGGCCTTCGTCGTTATCGCCACGAAGATCCCACCCGCGGGCATGGAGACAGAGTTCACGGATGCCCTGTCGCGCCTGACCGAGCGTCACACGGTGCTCGTGGCCTCGGCGACGGACCCGGACGAGCTGCGCGCGCGCCGTGGCCGCGCGGACGCCGAGGAGGTCTTTTTGGCGGCCTCAGCAGCCCTCTCCCAGCGCGCGGACGAGGCCGGGGCGGCCGACGTGCGCCTCGCCGGCGCCCTCACGCTCCAGGCCTCCGCCGACCTGCTGCCCGCCCGCACGGCTGATCGCTACATCGAGCTGAAGAAGAGCGGGCGCCTCTAG
- a CDS encoding MoxR family ATPase: MTSPMPTPQYGPTGAGAVPPGGYAPRGGANLAAPAQGAPASFTAPTGEGWSGRSLSEAEKNTQGALLALKAEIGKAVVGQDGATTGLIVALVAGGHALLEGVPGVAKTLLVRTLARALDVEMARIQFTPDLMPADITGSMVWDAGRSEFVFREGPVFTNLLLADEINRTPPKTQSALLESMEEHTVSIDGATRALPDPFMVIATQNPVEYEGTYPLPEAQLDRFLVKLELPLPSREAEIDIVARHQAGFNPMSLAEAGIRPVAGAADIHAAAVAASRVEIAPAVMAYLVDVCRATRTSPAVRLGVSPRGATALLRTSRVWAFLQGRGFVTPDDVKTMAPVTLAHRLGLRAEANLEGITATDVVSGVLAATPVPR; encoded by the coding sequence ATGACTAGCCCCATGCCCACCCCGCAGTACGGTCCCACCGGGGCCGGCGCAGTCCCTCCCGGCGGGTACGCGCCCCGCGGCGGCGCCAACCTGGCCGCGCCCGCCCAGGGGGCCCCGGCCTCGTTCACTGCCCCCACGGGCGAAGGATGGTCGGGCCGTTCCCTGAGCGAAGCCGAGAAGAACACGCAGGGGGCGCTCCTGGCGCTCAAGGCCGAAATCGGCAAGGCCGTTGTCGGCCAGGACGGGGCGACCACCGGCCTCATCGTGGCCCTCGTCGCGGGCGGGCATGCCCTGCTGGAGGGCGTCCCGGGCGTCGCCAAGACCCTCCTGGTGCGCACCCTCGCGCGAGCCCTCGACGTCGAGATGGCGCGCATCCAGTTCACCCCCGACCTGATGCCCGCCGACATCACCGGCTCGATGGTGTGGGACGCGGGGCGCTCCGAGTTCGTCTTCCGCGAAGGTCCCGTCTTCACGAATCTCCTCCTCGCCGACGAAATCAACCGCACGCCCCCCAAGACGCAGTCCGCGCTCCTGGAGTCCATGGAGGAACACACCGTCTCCATCGACGGCGCGACCCGCGCGCTGCCTGACCCCTTCATGGTGATCGCGACTCAGAACCCCGTCGAATACGAGGGCACCTACCCGCTGCCCGAAGCCCAGCTGGACCGCTTCCTCGTCAAGCTCGAGCTGCCCCTTCCTTCGCGTGAGGCGGAGATCGACATCGTCGCACGCCATCAGGCGGGTTTTAACCCCATGTCCCTGGCCGAGGCCGGCATCCGCCCGGTCGCGGGTGCCGCCGACATCCACGCCGCCGCCGTGGCCGCCTCTCGCGTCGAGATCGCGCCCGCCGTCATGGCCTACCTGGTCGACGTGTGCCGCGCGACGCGCACCTCCCCCGCCGTGCGCCTCGGGGTCTCCCCGCGTGGCGCCACCGCCCTGCTGCGCACCTCGCGCGTCTGGGCGTTCCTGCAGGGCCGAGGCTTCGTCACCCCCGACGACGTCAAGACGATGGCGCCCGTGACGCTCGCGCACCGCCTGGGGCTGCGTGCCGAGGCCAACCTCGAGGGCATCACGGCCACCGACGTCGTCTCGGGCGTCCTCGCGGCGACCCCGGTCCCCCGCTGA
- a CDS encoding stage II sporulation protein M, producing the protein MDIDVLRVSGKNQWKRLDELTRARVLSGEDIDELDRLYRSATTDLARVRTVSPDPDVIAELSRILSAARGRLAGTGGLTGAVIARFFVVSLPLALYRIRWVILGVMAVFIALCAIQAHYMMTTPEAMNELGSPERLRTYAQSEFVEYYSQDTHAEFGVSVWANNAWITLISIGTGITGFFPLKILWDNAVSLGTSAAVVITYGGAWHFFRFILPHGVPELTAVFISIAAGLRIFWAFLVPGPASRFQAVGQAARAAMTVAVGCAILLAGSGFLEGFVTPSELPDALKISLGLLLTAAAWAYILLLGHRADRAGLSSDVGTDAGYYQPVSG; encoded by the coding sequence ATGGACATCGATGTGCTGCGGGTAAGCGGAAAAAACCAGTGGAAACGTCTCGATGAGCTCACGCGCGCCCGCGTACTGAGTGGCGAGGACATCGACGAGCTCGACCGCCTCTACCGCAGCGCTACCACGGACCTGGCGCGCGTGCGCACGGTGAGTCCCGACCCCGACGTCATCGCCGAACTCTCGCGCATCCTGTCGGCCGCGCGCGGGCGCCTGGCGGGCACCGGCGGCCTCACGGGCGCCGTCATCGCCCGCTTCTTCGTCGTCTCCCTGCCGCTGGCCCTGTACCGCATCCGCTGGGTGATCCTGGGGGTGATGGCCGTCTTCATCGCGCTGTGCGCGATCCAGGCCCACTACATGATGACAACCCCCGAGGCCATGAACGAGCTGGGCAGCCCCGAGAGGCTACGCACCTACGCGCAGTCCGAGTTCGTCGAGTATTACAGCCAGGACACGCACGCGGAATTCGGCGTGTCCGTGTGGGCGAACAACGCCTGGATCACCCTGATCAGCATCGGAACCGGCATCACCGGCTTCTTCCCCCTCAAAATACTGTGGGACAACGCGGTCTCACTGGGGACCTCCGCCGCGGTCGTCATCACCTATGGGGGCGCGTGGCACTTCTTCCGCTTCATCCTGCCCCACGGCGTGCCCGAGCTGACCGCGGTGTTCATCTCGATCGCGGCCGGGCTGCGGATCTTCTGGGCGTTCCTGGTCCCGGGCCCCGCGTCGCGCTTCCAGGCCGTCGGGCAGGCGGCGCGAGCCGCGATGACCGTGGCGGTGGGGTGCGCGATCCTGCTGGCGGGTAGCGGATTCCTGGAGGGCTTCGTGACGCCCTCCGAGCTGCCCGACGCCCTCAAGATTTCCCTCGGCCTCCTCCTGACGGCGGCGGCCTGGGCCTACATCCTCCTCCTCGGGCACCGCGCCGATCGGGCCGGGCTAAGCTCCGACGTCGGCACCGACGCCGGCTACTATCAGCCGGTCTCCGGCTAG
- the mtrA gene encoding MtrAB system response regulator MtrA: MSSRILVVDDDVALAEMIGIVLENEGFRVAFCADGSQALTRFQENNPDLVLLDVMLPGMDGFDVCRAIRRVSDVPIVMLTARSDTSDVVTGLEAGADDYVPKPFKPKELVARVRARLRGREDAQADEGLTLQDLSIDVAGHIVKRGARVIALTPLEFDLLATLARSPWKVFSREELLEQVWGYRHAADTRLVNVHVQRLRSKIERDPEKPELVVTVRGVGYRAGAGA; the protein is encoded by the coding sequence ATGAGTTCGCGCATCCTCGTCGTCGACGACGACGTCGCCCTGGCCGAGATGATCGGCATCGTCCTCGAGAATGAGGGCTTTCGCGTCGCCTTTTGTGCCGACGGTTCACAGGCGCTGACTCGGTTTCAGGAGAACAACCCGGACCTGGTCCTCCTCGACGTTATGCTCCCCGGCATGGACGGCTTCGACGTGTGCCGGGCAATCCGTCGCGTCTCTGACGTGCCGATCGTTATGTTGACCGCCCGCTCTGATACGTCCGACGTCGTCACCGGGCTCGAAGCTGGCGCGGACGACTACGTCCCCAAGCCCTTCAAACCCAAGGAACTCGTCGCCCGCGTGCGCGCGCGACTGCGCGGCCGCGAGGACGCGCAGGCCGACGAGGGCCTGACCCTGCAGGACCTGTCAATCGACGTCGCCGGCCACATCGTCAAACGTGGGGCCCGCGTCATCGCGCTGACCCCCCTCGAATTCGACCTGCTCGCCACGCTGGCGCGCTCCCCCTGGAAGGTCTTTTCCCGCGAGGAGCTCCTCGAGCAGGTGTGGGGATACCGCCACGCCGCCGACACCAGGCTCGTGAACGTCCACGTGCAGCGCCTGCGCTCCAAGATCGAACGCGACCCGGAAAAACCCGAACTGGTCGTCACCGTCCGCGGAGTGGGCTACCGTGCCGGCGCGGGAGCGTAA
- the mtrB gene encoding MtrAB system histidine kinase MtrB — protein MPARERNHPLRLLTGAVASSRPWTFLRSSQIVHRIRHSLSAKLAVAITLAALVLLLVFGIIVASQLRSSMFETRKDAILADASLRFSSAQSVFSSSTATSPDQVQESARGALASLKASAAGAGATNVALLRSEGSTPSLRINQIEDEQMRGLITPQMREAVAQGGAQWQSVGIRASDSDKVSPGILVGTQVQLPRAGTHELYILYSLAADQRQVDVVLRVLVLSALPIIVTLPIGVFALLHRLLLPVRLTVSAATKAAEGDLDVRVEVHGADEMAALGRAFNAMTSSLQDTISRYDELAKLQQRFVSDVSHELRTPLTTIRMAEDIVWDNREDLPAHARRSAELLHDQTERMEQMLADLLEISRYDAASALLDAEERDLRPIVTRVVEACAELAQRQGVPVEVVAPARAAAEIDERRIERVIRNLVVNAIEHADGTRVTITVATSATDVACRVRDRGVGMTQEVADHVFDRFYRADTARARTTGGTGLGLAIATEDVAIHGGRLQAYGEPGKGASFLMTLPKHAGDEIASRPLALWEDE, from the coding sequence GTGCCGGCGCGGGAGCGTAACCACCCCCTGCGTCTCCTCACCGGGGCCGTGGCCTCGTCGAGGCCGTGGACGTTCCTGCGTTCCTCGCAGATCGTTCACCGCATCCGCCATTCCCTCTCGGCCAAGCTCGCCGTCGCGATCACGCTCGCGGCCCTCGTGCTCCTCCTCGTCTTCGGCATTATCGTCGCCTCCCAGCTGCGCTCCTCGATGTTCGAAACCCGCAAGGATGCGATCCTGGCGGACGCGTCGCTGCGCTTCTCCTCGGCCCAATCCGTCTTCTCCTCCTCGACCGCCACGTCCCCCGACCAGGTCCAGGAATCCGCGCGCGGCGCCCTGGCCTCGCTCAAGGCGTCGGCCGCCGGCGCCGGCGCGACCAACGTCGCCCTCCTGCGCTCGGAGGGCTCCACACCCTCGTTACGCATCAACCAGATCGAGGACGAACAGATGCGCGGGCTGATCACGCCCCAGATGCGCGAGGCCGTGGCTCAGGGAGGCGCCCAGTGGCAGTCCGTGGGCATCAGGGCCTCCGACTCCGACAAGGTCTCTCCCGGCATCCTCGTGGGCACACAGGTTCAGCTGCCCCGCGCGGGCACCCACGAGCTCTACATCCTCTACTCCCTGGCTGCCGACCAGCGCCAGGTCGACGTCGTCCTGCGCGTCCTCGTCCTGTCCGCCCTGCCGATCATCGTCACCCTGCCCATCGGCGTATTCGCCCTGCTGCACCGCCTCCTCCTGCCCGTGCGCCTGACCGTCTCGGCCGCCACGAAGGCCGCGGAGGGGGACCTGGACGTGCGCGTCGAGGTCCACGGCGCCGACGAAATGGCGGCCCTGGGGCGCGCCTTCAACGCGATGACCTCCTCCCTGCAGGACACAATCTCGCGCTACGACGAACTGGCCAAGCTCCAGCAGCGCTTCGTCTCCGACGTCTCCCACGAGCTACGCACTCCGCTGACCACCATCCGCATGGCCGAGGACATCGTGTGGGACAACCGCGAGGACCTGCCCGCGCACGCGCGCCGCTCCGCCGAGCTCCTACACGATCAGACCGAACGCATGGAACAGATGCTCGCGGACCTGCTCGAAATCTCGCGCTACGACGCCGCCAGCGCGCTCCTGGACGCGGAGGAACGCGACCTGCGCCCGATCGTCACCCGCGTCGTCGAGGCCTGCGCCGAGCTCGCGCAACGCCAGGGCGTCCCGGTCGAGGTCGTGGCCCCCGCCCGGGCCGCAGCCGAGATCGACGAGCGGCGCATCGAGCGCGTCATCCGCAACCTCGTCGTCAACGCCATCGAGCACGCGGACGGGACCCGGGTGACCATCACGGTGGCCACTAGCGCCACTGACGTGGCCTGCCGCGTGCGCGACCGAGGCGTGGGCATGACCCAGGAGGTCGCCGACCACGTCTTCGACCGTTTCTACCGGGCCGACACGGCGCGCGCTCGCACGACGGGCGGCACTGGCCTGGGGCTAGCCATCGCGACGGAGGACGTGGCGATCCACGGAGGCCGCCTCCAAGCCTACGGCGAGCCGGGCAAGGGAGCCTCGTTCCTGATGACCCTGCCCAAGCACGCCGGAGACGAGATCGCCAGCCGGCCGCTTGCCCTGTGGGAGGACGAATGA
- a CDS encoding DUF4350 domain-containing protein gives MKATQVQIVSPTARERVSAARPAIMIVVFLLLVCIGIAFLPRAGFDSTPVGIRNPLGDGARALAQVLERHGVSVREVGAREATTVDEHTTLVVVFPSRMSPSVRAGISTRANVVYIGLEQEYGSSPSYLDGLTSSRAWKAPERTSPGCSSEAANRARSLTSSNYTVSNGGSGWQLCFTADGQEYAYAERSEPGRFRAVIPDSLRVRNRAILDEGNAALALNAIGRTDKVAWYVVTSDDSMSQEDPVLTESPYLAPAFLMVIGAVLLASLARGKRLGPLTPERLPIEVPAAETLVGKARLMRSQRSYAHAATALRSATASRIASTLGVAHSADREALVRAIEARGLPPSRYETLLWGPPPTSEADLVQLANDLDALEKEIRHD, from the coding sequence ATGAAAGCCACGCAGGTCCAGATCGTGAGCCCCACGGCCCGCGAGCGCGTGAGCGCGGCGCGTCCGGCGATCATGATTGTCGTTTTCCTCCTCCTCGTGTGCATCGGGATTGCTTTTCTTCCCCGCGCGGGCTTTGACTCCACGCCCGTCGGCATACGCAACCCCCTGGGGGACGGTGCGCGCGCCCTGGCGCAGGTGCTGGAGCGCCACGGGGTCTCGGTGCGCGAGGTCGGTGCGCGTGAGGCGACGACGGTGGACGAGCACACGACCCTCGTCGTCGTCTTCCCCTCCCGCATGTCACCCTCCGTGCGCGCCGGGATCTCGACGCGAGCCAACGTCGTCTACATCGGGCTCGAGCAGGAATACGGGTCCTCGCCCTCCTACCTGGACGGCCTCACGTCCTCGCGCGCATGGAAGGCACCCGAACGAACCTCGCCGGGGTGTTCCTCCGAGGCGGCCAACCGCGCCCGTTCCCTGACGTCTTCCAACTACACGGTCTCGAACGGCGGCTCCGGTTGGCAGCTGTGCTTCACCGCCGACGGACAGGAATACGCCTACGCGGAGCGTTCCGAGCCCGGCAGGTTCCGCGCCGTCATCCCCGATTCGCTGCGCGTGCGCAACCGCGCGATCCTGGATGAGGGCAACGCCGCGCTCGCCCTCAACGCGATCGGCCGCACCGACAAGGTCGCCTGGTACGTCGTCACCTCCGACGATTCCATGTCGCAGGAAGACCCCGTCCTCACTGAGTCGCCCTACCTGGCCCCCGCCTTCCTCATGGTCATCGGAGCTGTTCTGCTGGCCTCCCTGGCGCGCGGCAAGCGCCTGGGCCCCCTAACACCGGAGCGCCTGCCCATCGAGGTTCCGGCGGCGGAAACCCTCGTTGGTAAGGCGCGACTCATGCGATCCCAGCGCTCCTACGCGCACGCCGCCACGGCCCTGCGCTCCGCCACGGCCTCGCGCATCGCATCCACGCTCGGCGTCGCACACAGCGCCGACCGCGAGGCGCTGGTTCGCGCCATCGAAGCGCGAGGCCTGCCCCCCTCCCGCTACGAGACGCTGCTGTGGGGACCTCCCCCGACCTCCGAAGCGGACCTCGTCCAACTCGCCAACGACCTCGACGCCCTCGAGAAGGAGATACGCCATGACTAG